One genomic window of Terriglobia bacterium includes the following:
- a CDS encoding sigma-54 dependent transcriptional regulator, whose amino-acid sequence MIKKGRILVVDDEEVVRDVLSTLLSAENYDVDLAQNGAQALDMVRGGDYGVVLLDLMMPDIDGLQVLESFRKIEGTPETVVLTAFASIEKAVQATKLGAFDFITKPFKNDEILLVIKNAIEQRRLRDENERLKDSLRQRFSYRNIIGKSAAMQQIFDLIAQVAPRRSTVLIQGESGTGKELVAKAIHAASTRADAPFVAINCGNIPSELLESEIFGHVRGAYTGATSSKKGLFEVADGGTFFLDEVTSISLEMQAKLLRVIQEREFRRLGGLENIKVDVRIIAATNSDLQAAVAGGTFRDDLYYRLNVIVIKLPPLRERSEDIPLLADHFVKKYCDENGRGPCVLDPTAIRILLDYGWPGNVRELENAMERAVVLCPGDTLTADLFPRNISTVQPQGPDGHLEDSIPLKERVGNFERTLILAALEKTDWNQKKAAELLSVNPTTLSEKLKRLGIRPH is encoded by the coding sequence ATGATCAAAAAGGGACGTATACTGGTCGTCGATGACGAGGAGGTCGTGCGCGACGTCCTTTCCACGCTGCTGAGCGCGGAGAACTACGACGTCGATCTGGCGCAAAACGGTGCGCAGGCCCTGGACATGGTGCGGGGCGGAGATTATGGCGTCGTCCTGCTGGATCTGATGATGCCTGACATCGACGGCCTGCAGGTGCTGGAATCGTTCCGCAAGATCGAGGGCACACCGGAGACCGTAGTCCTCACCGCATTCGCATCGATCGAAAAAGCCGTCCAAGCCACCAAGCTCGGAGCCTTCGACTTCATCACCAAACCGTTCAAGAACGACGAAATCCTGCTGGTGATCAAGAATGCGATCGAGCAGCGCCGCCTGCGCGATGAGAACGAGAGGCTGAAAGACTCGCTGCGACAGCGCTTCAGCTATCGGAACATCATCGGCAAGAGTGCTGCGATGCAGCAGATCTTCGACCTGATCGCGCAGGTCGCGCCCCGGCGCAGCACCGTCCTGATTCAGGGTGAGAGCGGAACCGGCAAGGAGCTGGTCGCCAAAGCCATCCATGCCGCAAGCACCCGCGCCGATGCTCCTTTCGTGGCCATCAACTGCGGCAACATCCCCTCCGAACTGCTCGAGAGCGAGATCTTCGGCCACGTGCGCGGCGCCTACACGGGCGCTACCAGCTCCAAAAAAGGCCTGTTCGAAGTGGCGGACGGGGGGACTTTCTTTCTCGACGAGGTCACGAGCATCTCCCTCGAGATGCAGGCCAAGCTCTTGCGCGTGATTCAGGAGCGGGAGTTCCGCCGGCTGGGTGGGCTGGAGAACATCAAGGTTGACGTGCGCATTATTGCCGCCACCAACAGTGATCTGCAGGCGGCGGTGGCCGGCGGAACATTTCGCGACGACCTCTACTACCGCCTCAACGTGATCGTGATCAAGCTGCCACCGCTGCGGGAACGCAGCGAGGATATTCCTTTGCTCGCCGACCACTTCGTCAAGAAATATTGCGATGAAAATGGCCGCGGGCCATGTGTTCTTGACCCCACAGCGATCAGGATTCTCCTCGATTACGGCTGGCCCGGCAATGTCCGGGAACTCGAAAACGCCATGGAGCGCGCCGTCGTTCTTTGTCCAGGGGATACCCTAACGGCAGATCTGTTCCCCAGGAATATCAGTACAGTCCAGCCCCAGGGTCCGGATGGCCATCTCGAAGACAGCATTCCGCTCAAGGAGCGGGTGGGAAATTTCGAAAGGACATTGATCCTGGCCGCGCTGGAAAAGACGGACTGGAATCAGAAGAAAGCCGCCGAACTGCTCTCGGTAAATCCGACTACGCTGAGCGAGAAGCTGAAACGCCTTGGGATTCGCCCCCACTGA
- a CDS encoding carboxypeptidase-like regulatory domain-containing protein, whose protein sequence is MRRSPLVLPLIVVFMSMAAVPSAMAGKGNGSLAGTVMAQDGRGLIGAVVALFRQDDRGAVISLTKSDLHGIYSLNDIAPGSYSLRVSRNGYQALNTPRVTIDAGRTTTINFVMLEFLDFISARNDPRNWDLKTVMRSTSDRRLIFRGLPGTATRGESAEIFHRNGALNVASSALLGGDNYAAFPSQGDAGIVSNFAFSEPVSLHSRMIFSGQLTSGYDSLWRVRNTFHYNPDPSRDIKFSVGYGRMNLNRLSAGTMARPDEFFSQDPARRDSGVETLAMGIAASNEFLNTLAVEYGLDLSRINYGSTRNLWSPYFQLVVTPQRGWLLRALMTSRRTSYNNSIELPDGDSVNLMEPASISKIDNKISISQVRHAELSVAKKLAEDTSVELSVYRDRADGPGTPFLMTVNTKSGKKSCAAQLRGDQDSQQGLRVEIARMLMDSVRGSITYDYGTASGLSSPDTPLSSDLMVNRLLDFVHRSYYHSVTSQLEAKIPQTRTHVQATLRWYPGNPISPIDLFADKLDIFTKGMSFSLRQAIPLPEFMGYAGHWEALIDLRNPFDQGRSMIPTSDGQLTLTRNPRTLRFGLNLNFN, encoded by the coding sequence ATGAGACGCTCTCCCCTCGTTCTCCCTTTGATAGTCGTCTTCATGTCCATGGCAGCGGTCCCGTCTGCGATGGCGGGCAAAGGGAACGGATCTCTCGCGGGGACAGTCATGGCACAGGACGGCCGCGGACTGATCGGCGCTGTCGTTGCGCTGTTCAGGCAGGATGACCGCGGCGCCGTTATTTCCCTCACCAAATCCGATCTGCACGGGATTTATAGCCTGAACGATATCGCTCCCGGTTCGTACTCACTGCGGGTGAGTCGGAACGGCTACCAGGCGCTCAACACACCTCGCGTGACCATAGATGCCGGCAGGACCACAACGATCAATTTTGTCATGCTGGAGTTCCTCGACTTCATTTCCGCGCGCAACGATCCCCGCAACTGGGACCTCAAGACGGTAATGCGGAGCACGTCGGATCGCCGCTTGATTTTCCGAGGCCTGCCCGGAACGGCGACACGGGGAGAGAGCGCTGAAATATTTCATCGAAACGGCGCGCTGAATGTCGCTTCCAGCGCGCTCCTGGGCGGAGACAACTATGCGGCTTTCCCGAGCCAGGGTGATGCGGGCATCGTCTCCAACTTCGCCTTTTCGGAACCCGTCAGCCTGCACAGCCGTATGATCTTTTCCGGCCAGCTCACATCCGGTTATGACTCGCTGTGGAGAGTGCGCAATACATTCCACTACAATCCGGATCCGAGCAGGGACATAAAGTTTTCGGTGGGTTACGGGCGCATGAATCTCAATCGCTTGAGCGCAGGAACGATGGCGCGTCCGGACGAGTTCTTCAGCCAGGATCCGGCGCGGCGTGATTCGGGAGTTGAGACGCTGGCGATGGGCATCGCAGCCAGCAACGAATTTTTGAATACCCTGGCAGTGGAATATGGATTGGACCTGTCCCGCATCAACTACGGATCCACAAGAAACCTCTGGAGCCCGTATTTCCAGCTCGTCGTAACGCCACAACGAGGATGGCTGCTCCGGGCTTTGATGACGTCCCGACGCACAAGTTACAACAACAGCATCGAACTGCCGGACGGGGACAGCGTGAATCTGATGGAGCCCGCTTCCATATCCAAGATCGACAACAAAATCAGCATCAGCCAGGTCAGGCACGCCGAGCTGTCCGTGGCCAAGAAACTGGCGGAAGACACATCCGTGGAACTGTCGGTGTACCGCGACCGCGCCGACGGACCAGGCACACCGTTCCTGATGACTGTCAACACCAAGAGCGGCAAGAAGTCGTGTGCGGCGCAACTCCGTGGCGACCAGGATTCTCAGCAGGGACTCAGAGTCGAGATCGCGCGCATGCTCATGGATTCGGTGCGCGGCTCGATCACCTATGACTACGGCACGGCATCCGGTCTTTCCAGCCCCGATACACCGTTATCCAGCGACCTGATGGTGAACCGGCTGCTGGATTTTGTCCACCGCTCCTACTATCACTCCGTTACCAGCCAGCTGGAGGCCAAGATCCCGCAGACACGGACGCATGTGCAGGCAACCCTGCGGTGGTACCCTGGAAACCCGATCAGCCCGATCGACCTTTTTGCCGACAAATTGGATATCTTCACCAAGGGCATGAGCTTCTCCCTGCGGCAGGCGATCCCACTCCCCGAGTTCATGGGCTACGCCGGGCACTGGGAGGCTCTGATTGACCTGCGCAATCCGTTCGATCAGGGTAGAAGCATGATTCCTACCTCGGACGGACAGCTCACCCTGACTCGCAACCCCCGCACGCTTCGCTTTGGCTTGAACCTCAATTTCAACTAG
- a CDS encoding PAS domain S-box protein, with the protein MNMFPVPFKTVAMTLLTLVVVTVGILNLRDRASWIDATDGAFWVESESGLRAAEVAPDGPAAAAGIKQGDLLISLNGKAVANLGEYSDELYRVGPHGSLLYGLLSGSDTREVGLQLAGRSFLQPKDGLRTTLAFLYLGIGIFVMIRGSNLSRAFHFYLLCLTAFVLCLYSFTPRWGAFDQSIYALSVSAWLLLPALFIHFCLRFPIDPKPAHTRAPLLYAPMIALGVLQALWMTGHLADAGLPLDARSLGILDRVHLVYLCAGLLIGGIILLRRKMAARDLTTGQQMKWVSYGTLAGTVPFVLIYGLPSLFAVRASFPMLASQLFLGLIPLSFAYAILHYRLLDVEAIVRRSAAYLVASSLLLALYLVFVLVLGRWLQSIVPDADFVIICIAVLAIAMMFAPLRNSIQARLDRIFYKEQFDDRASLLDFARTLSTEMSLPRLSRRILERIAKTFQIDKVVLFLADPVNPGRYRVADALGLYVPMAETWLLEEADLGGADRPPSVSDQAQGVNHLHRAHPALTSKGLHFLQDLRLRGRRIGVIGLGQLARNQHFSTEDLDLLDALSGYASIALENANLYRSIETKALELERLKIYTENIIESINIAVLALDLKGTITSCNRAFEELYKIGRNRIAGSSVENLLGKDVVASIQRVTGTSGWNVKSAGNIFKLYLQTHKGQKLIVNMSIIPLLDAMDLNSGCLIVMDDITDKMRLEDQLLQAEKLSSIGLLAAGIAHEVNTPITGISSYAQMLLKETPADDVRKPILEKIEKQTFRAAEIVNGLLNFARMNGSEYTDLDLNQLIGESLSLLEHQFRQNHVEITYSPDQSIPRVYGNAGKLQQVFVNLFLNARDAMPSGGSLKVETSKNDTMVVVDIRDSGAGISAENIRKIYDPFFTTKSTGKGTGLGLAVTYGIIQEHGGRIFVDSAPAKGTHFRLKLPTRQSLQE; encoded by the coding sequence ATGAACATGTTCCCCGTGCCTTTCAAGACCGTCGCGATGACTCTTCTGACGCTTGTCGTCGTGACGGTCGGTATTCTAAACCTGCGCGATCGGGCATCATGGATTGATGCTACGGACGGGGCATTTTGGGTGGAGTCGGAATCGGGATTAAGGGCAGCCGAAGTGGCTCCGGATGGCCCGGCGGCGGCGGCCGGCATCAAGCAGGGGGATCTGCTGATTTCCTTGAACGGCAAAGCTGTTGCCAACCTGGGTGAATATTCTGACGAGTTATACCGCGTCGGGCCGCACGGGTCCCTCCTCTACGGGTTGCTGTCCGGTTCCGACACTCGTGAAGTAGGGCTGCAACTGGCTGGCAGGTCTTTCCTGCAACCCAAGGATGGGCTTCGGACGACCCTGGCTTTCCTGTATCTGGGCATCGGGATATTTGTGATGATCCGCGGCAGCAACCTCTCGCGTGCCTTCCATTTTTACCTGCTTTGCCTGACTGCTTTTGTTCTTTGCCTGTACAGCTTTACGCCCAGATGGGGCGCGTTCGACCAGTCCATCTACGCTCTCTCGGTATCTGCGTGGCTGCTGCTTCCGGCGCTTTTCATCCACTTCTGCCTGCGTTTTCCGATCGATCCCAAACCGGCTCACACGAGGGCGCCGCTTCTTTACGCGCCGATGATCGCACTGGGAGTGCTTCAGGCGCTTTGGATGACGGGCCATCTGGCAGACGCGGGCCTGCCGCTCGATGCCCGTTCGCTTGGGATTCTCGACCGCGTTCATCTCGTCTACCTGTGCGCCGGTCTCCTTATCGGGGGGATTATTCTGCTGCGGCGCAAGATGGCAGCCCGGGATCTAACTACGGGCCAGCAGATGAAGTGGGTCAGCTATGGTACGCTTGCCGGCACAGTGCCTTTCGTCCTGATTTACGGGCTGCCTTCGCTGTTCGCCGTGCGCGCCAGTTTCCCGATGCTCGCCTCTCAGTTGTTTCTGGGCCTGATTCCTTTGTCGTTCGCCTATGCGATTCTTCACTACCGGTTGCTGGACGTCGAAGCCATCGTGCGGCGCAGCGCCGCCTATCTGGTGGCGAGTTCGCTCCTGCTTGCCCTATATCTGGTTTTTGTTCTGGTGCTGGGCAGGTGGCTGCAGTCGATCGTGCCTGACGCAGATTTCGTGATCATCTGCATTGCCGTTCTGGCGATCGCCATGATGTTTGCCCCGCTTCGCAACTCGATCCAGGCGCGTCTGGATCGCATTTTTTACAAAGAGCAGTTTGATGATCGGGCCAGCCTCCTCGATTTCGCGCGGACGTTGAGCACGGAAATGAGTTTGCCGCGTCTGTCCCGGAGGATCCTCGAGCGGATAGCCAAGACTTTTCAAATCGACAAGGTGGTTTTGTTTCTTGCGGATCCGGTCAATCCCGGCCGCTATCGCGTCGCGGACGCCTTGGGACTGTACGTGCCCATGGCCGAAACCTGGCTTCTGGAGGAGGCGGACCTGGGCGGTGCGGATCGGCCGCCGAGCGTTTCGGATCAAGCGCAAGGTGTCAACCACCTCCACCGTGCGCATCCCGCTCTGACTTCGAAAGGACTCCATTTCCTGCAGGATCTCAGACTGCGCGGCCGGCGCATCGGTGTGATCGGCCTGGGGCAACTCGCGCGCAACCAGCATTTCTCCACGGAGGACCTCGATCTGCTGGATGCTCTCTCCGGCTATGCAAGCATAGCTCTTGAAAACGCCAATCTCTACCGCTCGATCGAAACCAAAGCGCTGGAACTCGAACGACTCAAGATCTACACGGAAAACATCATCGAAAGCATCAACATCGCCGTCCTGGCGCTCGACTTGAAAGGCACGATCACTTCCTGCAACCGGGCATTTGAAGAGCTTTACAAGATCGGCCGCAACCGGATTGCCGGCAGCAGTGTGGAAAACCTGCTGGGCAAAGACGTGGTCGCCTCGATCCAGCGGGTAACCGGAACTTCCGGCTGGAATGTCAAGTCGGCCGGCAACATCTTCAAGCTGTACCTGCAAACCCACAAGGGCCAGAAGCTGATCGTCAATATGAGCATTATCCCGCTGCTCGATGCGATGGACCTGAACTCCGGCTGCCTGATCGTGATGGACGATATCACCGACAAGATGCGGCTCGAGGATCAGTTGCTGCAGGCAGAGAAATTGAGCTCCATCGGCCTGCTGGCCGCCGGCATCGCCCACGAGGTCAACACGCCGATTACGGGCATTTCGAGCTACGCGCAAATGCTGCTCAAGGAGACTCCCGCCGACGATGTGCGCAAGCCGATCCTGGAAAAGATCGAGAAGCAGACCTTCCGGGCGGCGGAGATCGTCAACGGGCTCCTGAACTTTGCCCGTATGAACGGGAGCGAGTACACGGACCTGGATCTGAACCAGTTGATTGGGGAGAGCCTCTCTCTGCTGGAACACCAGTTCAGGCAGAATCACGTCGAGATCACATATTCCCCCGACCAGTCCATTCCGAGAGTTTATGGAAACGCAGGCAAGCTGCAGCAGGTTTTCGTCAACCTGTTCCTCAATGCCAGAGACGCCATGCCCTCCGGCGGATCGCTGAAGGTCGAAACTTCAAAAAATGATACAATGGTAGTGGTGGACATCCGTGATTCGGGCGCGGGCATCTCCGCTGAAAACATCAGGAAAATCTACGACCCGTTCTTCACTACCAAGAGCACCGGCAAAGGCACGGGGCTCGGCCTCGCCGTTACCTATGGGATCATTCAGGAGCATGGCGGGAGGATTTTCGTCGACAGCGCCCCGGCCAAAGGCACTCATTTCAGGCTGAAGCTGCCCACCCGGCAATCGTTGCAGGAATGA